The sequence below is a genomic window from Fluoribacter dumoffii NY 23.
AATAGTTTCGGCATTTTCATCATTTAAACGAAACTCATAAGCCTGAACATTGATGTTTGAATTCAAGGCCTGCAATTTCATTCTCGCTGTAGTTGCTTTCTTATAAAATACATCTTGCTCCTGATAAAGTATTTGTCGATGTAGATTGCCCTCTTCAATTACATCCCCATCAATAATACCTATGGTTCCCACTCCTGCACCGGCAAGGTAAGGAAGCAGTGTTGCTCCAATTCCCCCGGCACCGATACATAATACTCGCGCTTTTTGCAGTTTTTTCTGGCCGCCAATGCCTATTTCCTCCAATTTAATTTGCTGCGTGTAACGTTTTAAAGCATCCGACATATTTATTCTCATTTTCCCATTAAACTTAAAAGTTCCAATGTTGCCTGCTGCGGATCTTCGGCTTTGGTAATAGCAGAAATAAGTGCCACGCCCTGCACACCGGTGGCGGCCACAGCGGGCATTCGTGCCTTATTAATTCCCCCTATTGCCACCAAAGGGTAATTTAAAGTACGTTGCCAACGTTGCAGGCGCTCAACACCCTGGGCAGCAAAAGGCATTTCTTTACTGTCTGTTTCAAAAACAGGTCCAATGGCAATGTATGAAGGACAGATTGCATGTGCCCGGGCAACTTCATAGTAACAATGAGTACTCACACCTAATAAAAGTCCCTGTTTGCGGATTGCATCCAGATCAGCACTATCTAAATCTGATTGTCCCAAATGAACTGCTTCGGCATTCAGCTTTAAGGCCAATTCCCAATAATCATTAATAAATAAAGTGGCACGATATTTTTTAGCCAAAGCGATACTTCGCTGCATCTCCACTTCCAATGCCGCTGATTTTTCTTTAATTCGCAATTGAATGGTTTTTACACCAAGCTTTAAGAGCATTTCCACCCACGCGAATCGATCGACCACAGGATAAAGACCTAGTGGAGGGCACCGCCTAAATGGATGCGGTGCATGGTATAACGGGGTCGAGGAAAGATAGGGTAAATCTGCTTCATCTTCCGGGAATCCGCCAAAAAATAAACTGCTTTGTGCTTGACGCACTGCTTGATGCACATACATTTTTCCGAGGATCAGTGCATCTTCTACGGTGTACCCTTGAGCCAATGCGCCGGTAATCGCAGATGTGAACACAGTACGAAGATCTGGATACCTGGCTTGCGGAACGCTCTTTTGCGATAACCAGAAAGAAGTAACGCCGTTTGTCCAATACTCATGCGTCCATGCTCTTCCCAACAGATGCGGCTCACCACAAAGTACAACACTTTTAGCACCCAAGGTTAATAATTCATGCGCAGCTTCCTCCATCGCATGAGGGGTCGCAATGCTTCGGCTTAAAAGAGATTCGGCCTCCAGGGTATTCAATATAAGAATATCTGCGAAAAAACGACCGGCGCTTAACAGGTTTGCCTTATCAATATGCTGGAGTGAAGATAAGGTAAAATCTAAAACCACTGGACCAGTGTAGTGTTTCAGAAGGTTGAGTTCCTCCGGAGAAACCACCCCCTCCATTTTAATCGCATGAGGTTGGCAGGAATAATTGACATGCTGCGGATGAACCTGAAGGTTTAATGCACGCAAAGTGCATACATCCGCCTCTTTTTCTGTATTGATCCACACAGAAGCACTCATATTACCTCCTGCTGCCAAAAAGGTGTATCAATCAAAGGGGTACAAGATTGGGCTGCAATTCGTTCCGCCATAAGACCTGCCTCAAAAGCACCCCGCCCAGCAGCGACTGCATGAGAAAAAGCTTCGGCCATTGCGACAGGATGGATTGCTGAAGCCACTGCACTGTTCAGTAAAACCGCATCAAACCCTAATTCCAAAATACGGGTAGCATCCGAAGGCTTGCCAATCCCTGCATCCACAATCAGCGTTATATCGGGCAATCTTTGCCGCAGAGTCCCCAAAGCAAAAGGATTAAGTAATCCTTTTCCTGAACCAATAGGTGCGGCCCAGGGCATTAATATTCTACAACCACAATCAACCAGCCGCTGGCATAAAACAAGATCCTCGGTACAATAAGGAAAAACCTCAAACCCGCGTTTTACTAATTCGCTCGCCGCATATACCAATTCAAAGGGATCAGGCTGCAAACTGAAGTCATCGCCAATCACCTCCAGCTTTATCCAGGAAGTGTGGAAAAGTTCGCGGGCCATTTCAGCTGTAGTAATTGCAGTTTGCGCATCACGACATCCAGCAGTATTGGGTAGTAAGCTGCAATTTAAAGACTGGATGGTTTGCCAAAACAATTCGCTCCCTCCCCCCCTTGATATTTGTCGCTTCAGGGACACAGTGATCACCTCTGTTTTCGAGGCCCGCACTGCATCGGCCATAACTTCAAGCGAGGGATAACCCGCTGTTCCTAAAAGCAGGCGGCTTGTCAGGGGTTTGTCTGCTAAATGCCACATACCTACCCTCCTTGCATCGGCACTATCAGATCAATACGATCCCCTTCGCGCAAGATAGTGTTGGCATACATGAATTTGGGAACAAATTCATTATTTATAGCAATGGCCACATGTGCGCCTACCGCTTTTCTTTGCTCAATAAATTGTTGCAAGGTAGAGGACGCCTCTATGGTTAAGCGGGTGTCATTCAGGTAAATAATCATTAATAAGCCTCCCAAAGCTCAGGATAACAGACATCTTTTTGATTGCTCTTCAATCCTCGTAAAACTTCCTCTGCCAAAGCAGGTGCAATTAAATAACCATGGCGATAAAGTCCATTCACCGCAATAAATTGTTTTGCAAATTTTATCCGCGGCTGATGGTGTATCAAAGTCGGCCGACAGTGTGTCACTGTTTTAATAATCCGTGCTTCTGCAAAACCTCGATGTACATAATACGCGGCAGTTAATAATTCCAGCGTGGTCCGTACTGAAATTGGACTTAAATCTTCTGTTTCCAACTCGCTGGCACCGATAAGATAATAAGATCCAGGTCGAGGAGCTATATAAATAGAATATCTTGGATGCAGGAACCTTATGGGTCTTCGTATTCGTACCTCAGGCGCATGCAGCCAAATCAGTTCCCCCCGAAGCCCACGCAGATTGGTAAATGTATTTTTGGCCCCCATACCGCGACAATCAAAAACAAAATCAAAAGCACAGGACCCTTTTCCAGTTTCGACTTTTCCTGAATGGATATTGGAAACAAAGGTTTGGCCCCGCCAAATAACACCTTGCTGGCAAAGTTGTTTTTTTAGGGCCAACAACAGTGCCTGGTTATCAATTTGTCCTTCTTTAGGAAAATAATATCCTGTTTTAAATTGGTTCAATTCCGGTTCCAGTTGACTCAAAACATCCTGACTAATCAATCGATAACATGAGTCGCTTAATTTATTTGTTATTCGGGTACTGAAGTGCTGCCACTCTGCCTTGTCTTGCGGATGATGAACCACCAGAGAACCTTTTTGGCGGAAATATACAGGTTCAGCCAATTGATTTAAAATGGACTGCCATAATCCGTCTACCGACTCCAAGCCTAATGTAAAAATGACGTGCTCTGCTTTATCCAGCTCAGAAAAAGGGGACAACAAACCTGCGGCTGCATAACTGCAATTATCAAAAGAGTTTGCCGCTTCAAATAAAGTCACCTGCCAACCTTCATTGTGTAAACGTAAAGCCAACAAACATCCCATAATTCCAGCGCCGACAACAGCTGCATTTTTCATTAAATCAATCACTCCTCAATAATGGGGGATGGTATATGCTTCTCGCATTTTTATTCAGGTACAGCGCTGAGAGGCTCGTTCACAGAAAAGTCCTCCCAGTACCGGCGCTAAAAGAATTATGCCCAATTAATTGTTATACACTGACACAACAGGCAATGGGCTCTAGATCAGAATGCGGCATTTTGGGCAGTAGCTCATTGGTGTAGCAAGCATTTACAGCAAAAGACTCATCAATAATTCCCAAATGTTTACCAAAGCTGCCCACTTTATTCCAGTCACGTTCCACATTTAAAAGATTTCGTGAAAAAAATGGCAAACTACGAATAAAAATGGTGTGATACATTTGAGTGCGCAATTGGGGTTTAGCCTGGCGTAACAAGTCATAGGCTTCCTCAGGATTTTCGGTAGTAAAGGCGGCACCTCGTTGTGTCGCTTTGAGGAATCCTTTAATTGTTTCAGGTTTTTTTAACATGCGTTCTGGAACAATAAATTGAATGGAGCAAAAGCAGCAACACCCAAGGCCTGCCAATTGATCCAGACGCAAAAATACTGTTTCATCCCGTAAGTATTCAAGCTCTACTTTTTGAAAGTTAATGAAACCTATACCCGTATCAATGAGATCACGGCAAATCGCATCGGTAACATTCATACCAATACGGACTGTTTCATAACTTTCAGGATCAATACCCGCTAACTTTGCCAAATTGTCAATGATGATTTTGCCAAACTCACCTATGTACCCTACTCGTTTCCCAACAATATCTTTAAACGAAGTAATGCCACTGGATTTAAGTGCAATAAGCCCTGTAGGAGGCTCATCCAGCAAAGTCCCAATGGAGGTGACCGGATAACCTTTTGCACGGGCTGCCAAAGTGTGGATCATTGCCTTAACACCAAAATCTACATGGCCCATGCCTACAATTTCAGTCACATCACTGGGATCGCTAGGCTCCAGAATCGCAAGTTTTATTCCCTCTTGCTGATAATACCCTAGTGAATGAGCAACAAAAATTGGAGTGTGATAAGGATTTGCGTACCAGTTGAGTAACAAAGTTGTTCTTGTAGATAACGCGCTCATGCCATTGCTCCTTGTATAAATTATAAAAAATGAGTATGGCTAAGATATCGCGTAAAGACTTAATTAAAGAAATTGAACCCATTAAGAACTATGTTGGTTAACCCTTAAAACACCCAAGTAGCTGGGCAGGTGAATTTAAAAGTTAGCGATTCTATAATGAAATTTCGATTTTAAGGCGTTCTTACGCTGGTATGAACCAGATCAAGTTCAACGGGTATTTCTCAGACGTTTATCACGACACCCCGCGCCATAATTTGCCATAATGCTATCCGTTCTCGTAAAAACTGTCAAATGCAAGTTTGCAAAGGCGAGATAAGAATTTTCCTCATGGCACAAGGATAAGCGTTTCAATGGATAAGAAGCTGCGTGCCGCCCCTCCTGAACCCTTTTTTCCTTTCAGGAGGTGGATATTTTAAGAGGGCTAAGAAAATCAAGAAGAAGGTTTGGAATTTTGCACATAATAAACATTATGTTGAATCAAAAACCGCTGACAAAGCAAGGGAGTATGTTGTAATAAATGATGTAAGTAAGCACGGGTAAATTGTTGCGAACAGGTAGGACAGACACAATCTGCATCAATTAATTCAAATTGCATCTGGGTTTTAGAATCTGTTAGATCCACATCTCCAGCATGGCTGTATACTTTACCTTGCATGGCAGCTTGCGCGGGTTCATCAGTTTCAATAAATCCTATACCTTTATTACCTAAACGCCATACTAATTCAGCGTCAAAACAGCCGGTGACATACCGTGGTAAATGAGACCAGCGTTCTAATTGCTCCCAGTCCACCTCATCCAATACATTAAAATAAACCCCATGAGGTTGACTCAGCTGCTGATTTTTCAGTTCCTGGGCATGCAGAAATGGAATAATTTCATCATTCCAATTGTCCCAAATTTCAGGAAAATTCTGCAGGATATTAGCAGGTAAAATGACTGCAGCAGGCTTTAAATGTTGGACAAGGTGGATTAAATCCTTGGAAGTAAATTTTATTATGGAACCATCGTAAGGGGATTTAAGTACGTAAACTCCTTCCTTATTTGACCTAAGCGATAAGGCATTAAGTACCGTTATTCCAGGGCAAACCAGATAATGAGATAAATCATCGATGCTTTTGAGTAATTCCTGGCCCGGCTTATATAATAATTGTTCCAGAGAATAAGAGGCTGCTGTTACTTTTGCTTCTTGCCAATTTGCTGTTGTAAGACACAAACCTGCTTCCGAGGTTAAAACAGGTATAAAATTCTGTACTGCCGTCAACATTTTTCATCTCCTGATTTACAGCAATAAACTCGTGTCACCGTAGCTAAAAAATCGGTATTTCTTTTCGATCGCTTCTTGATATAGCTTCATAGCTTGTTTATGACCAATAAACGCAGAAACCAACATTAACAAGGTAGATTCAGGCAAATGAAAATTAGTCATTAATCCGTCGCAAATTTTAAACTCATATCCAGGGTAAATAAAGATATCTGTATCCCTGCTGCACGGAGTTAATGTACCATTTTGTGCTGCACTCTCAAGACTACGCATGGCTGTAGTACCTACCGCGATAACCCGATTACCAGCTGCTTTGGTGGAATGTACTGCCTCACATAACTCAGCACCTATGGTAAATCGCTCGCTATGCATTTTATGATCTTTGATGTCCTCACAACGAACAGGCCTGAACGTCCCTGCCCCCACATGCAAGGTAAGGTAAGCTACAGAAACACCCCGTGAGCGAACACTG
It includes:
- the thiE gene encoding thiamine phosphate synthase, with translation MSASVWINTEKEADVCTLRALNLQVHPQHVNYSCQPHAIKMEGVVSPEELNLLKHYTGPVVLDFTLSSLQHIDKANLLSAGRFFADILILNTLEAESLLSRSIATPHAMEEAAHELLTLGAKSVVLCGEPHLLGRAWTHEYWTNGVTSFWLSQKSVPQARYPDLRTVFTSAITGALAQGYTVEDALILGKMYVHQAVRQAQSSLFFGGFPEDEADLPYLSSTPLYHAPHPFRRCPPLGLYPVVDRFAWVEMLLKLGVKTIQLRIKEKSAALEVEMQRSIALAKKYRATLFINDYWELALKLNAEAVHLGQSDLDSADLDAIRKQGLLLGVSTHCYYEVARAHAICPSYIAIGPVFETDSKEMPFAAQGVERLQRWQRTLNYPLVAIGGINKARMPAVAATGVQGVALISAITKAEDPQQATLELLSLMGK
- a CDS encoding thiazole synthase, with amino-acid sequence MWHLADKPLTSRLLLGTAGYPSLEVMADAVRASKTEVITVSLKRQISRGGGSELFWQTIQSLNCSLLPNTAGCRDAQTAITTAEMARELFHTSWIKLEVIGDDFSLQPDPFELVYAASELVKRGFEVFPYCTEDLVLCQRLVDCGCRILMPWAAPIGSGKGLLNPFALGTLRQRLPDITLIVDAGIGKPSDATRILELGFDAVLLNSAVASAIHPVAMAEAFSHAVAAGRGAFEAGLMAERIAAQSCTPLIDTPFWQQEVI
- the thiS gene encoding sulfur carrier protein ThiS; this translates as MIIYLNDTRLTIEASSTLQQFIEQRKAVGAHVAIAINNEFVPKFMYANTILREGDRIDLIVPMQGG
- a CDS encoding FAD-dependent oxidoreductase, with the translated sequence MKNAAVVGAGIMGCLLALRLHNEGWQVTLFEAANSFDNCSYAAAGLLSPFSELDKAEHVIFTLGLESVDGLWQSILNQLAEPVYFRQKGSLVVHHPQDKAEWQHFSTRITNKLSDSCYRLISQDVLSQLEPELNQFKTGYYFPKEGQIDNQALLLALKKQLCQQGVIWRGQTFVSNIHSGKVETGKGSCAFDFVFDCRGMGAKNTFTNLRGLRGELIWLHAPEVRIRRPIRFLHPRYSIYIAPRPGSYYLIGASELETEDLSPISVRTTLELLTAAYYVHRGFAEARIIKTVTHCRPTLIHHQPRIKFAKQFIAVNGLYRHGYLIAPALAEEVLRGLKSNQKDVCYPELWEAY
- a CDS encoding ABC transporter substrate-binding protein — translated: MSALSTRTTLLLNWYANPYHTPIFVAHSLGYYQQEGIKLAILEPSDPSDVTEIVGMGHVDFGVKAMIHTLAARAKGYPVTSIGTLLDEPPTGLIALKSSGITSFKDIVGKRVGYIGEFGKIIIDNLAKLAGIDPESYETVRIGMNVTDAICRDLIDTGIGFINFQKVELEYLRDETVFLRLDQLAGLGCCCFCSIQFIVPERMLKKPETIKGFLKATQRGAAFTTENPEEAYDLLRQAKPQLRTQMYHTIFIRSLPFFSRNLLNVERDWNKVGSFGKHLGIIDESFAVNACYTNELLPKMPHSDLEPIACCVSV
- a CDS encoding tRNA-guanine transglycosylase gives rise to the protein MLTAVQNFIPVLTSEAGLCLTTANWQEAKVTAASYSLEQLLYKPGQELLKSIDDLSHYLVCPGITVLNALSLRSNKEGVYVLKSPYDGSIIKFTSKDLIHLVQHLKPAAVILPANILQNFPEIWDNWNDEIIPFLHAQELKNQQLSQPHGVYFNVLDEVDWEQLERWSHLPRYVTGCFDAELVWRLGNKGIGFIETDEPAQAAMQGKVYSHAGDVDLTDSKTQMQFELIDADCVCPTCSQQFTRAYLHHLLQHTPLLCQRFLIQHNVYYVQNSKPSS